The Ischnura elegans chromosome 9, ioIscEleg1.1, whole genome shotgun sequence genome includes the window GTCACGGTGGACGACCGCGTTAAATCCGTTGACGGGGTCAGCGGTGTAGTCGACCTTCCTGTGGGTACCGTCGGGCTCAACAAGGCTGTAGCTTCCCTGGACGACATCCCCGCTTCGAGTCTCGTGCTGGGCCTTGTTGTCTCCGGTGAAGGCATCAGCAACGCTGTACGAGTAGGAATACTGCGGGTTGGGGTCGTAGTAGTCTGGTGCCGGGACGACCGCTTTGGCGATGGGGGCAGCATAAGCACCGTGGGCATAGGCCGCAGGGGCGTAGGCAGCGAGGGGCCTGGCGTAGGCGGCGGGGCCCACGATCCCTGGGGCCCCGAGGTATCCGGCGTTGGCAACGGCGACGAGGGCCGCGAGGACCATCAGCTGTCGGCGGCAAAGGGTGATGTCGATGAGGGAGAGAAATGAGCCAATGAGGGGACACGAACAACTTGTACCTTAAAGTTAATTGACCATGCGTCCCAGTTTACCCAGGACAGTACCGTTTTCAGAACGCTTGTCCCGGTGTCCCCGCGATGTTCCCCGGGACAGGCAAATGTCCTGGTTTTTGACTTGCATCTGTGTGAActactgaaacttttattttgcgaCCTTTTAGAAATCTGTTGCCTTgacaaaaaacaacaataaataataaataattatgccactAATGGTGCTAGTATCTTACGGTCTCTATCCTGatactgaatcgaaagattatggAGGGGGAAAAACTGATATCCGACATTTACGACGTTAgtgtcttttttgtaatttctacatGCAGTTCACCGTAAACAACACAATAAAGTGTATGTTTGAAAGTCGCCCATAGTTAAATCACCTGAACATTTTAAAgggcaatgtttaaaatttaaataccctaCCCAAAAAGTTTCGCGCGCGAAAATGCTTAGGTGCACTA containing:
- the LOC124165416 gene encoding larval cuticle protein A2B-like — protein: MASKLMVLAALVAVANAGYLGAPGIVGPAAYARPLAAYAPAAYAHGAYAAPIAKAVVPAPDYYDPNPQYSYSYSVADAFTGDNKAQHETRSGDVVQGSYSLVEPDGTHRKVDYTADPVNGFNAVVHRDGPGVVKAAVAAPVAAPLAYHGGPLGYGGHGALAYGHGGVYHG